The sequence AGTTTCTACCAATCCAGACACAATTGTTCTGTTTGAAAATGGACCTGAAATTGAAGAAGGTTTCGACACATTTAAATTTGTGTTTTGGGCATTCGGTCTAGCCATTAAAGCATTTAAATTGTGTATTCCGATCATTTGTATCGATGGCACCCATTTGAAAGGTAGTTATAGGGGTAAGTTGTTAACAACAGTTGGCAAAAATGCTAACAATCAACTTATACCCGTTGCCTTTGCACTAGTTGATGAAGAAAGTAACGAAAGTTGGGTTTGGTTTTTGCAAATGCTCCAAGAAAATGTTATTGGAAACGAAAAGTTGTGTGTCATCTCTGATCGACATCCAGGTATCTTGCATGCAATGGGTGCTCAAACGTATGGTTGGGAACATAGATACTGTTTGCGCCACATTCGTAGCAACTTGTTGAGCAAAGTCCCTAAAGTAAAATTGCTCAAACACTTGTGTTGGACAGTCGGTTCAACAACGAATCAAATATTGTACAAGAATTCCCTCAAAGCCATCAAAAAGGCTAGTATGGAGGCTTGGCAATATTTGCATGATACTGATTTAGGTAAGTGGACCGTGTATAGGGACATACTGAGGAGTCGTTGGGGTAACACAATGACAAATATTGCTGAGTCCCTCAACAATGTGTTTCGTCATGCCCGAATGATGCCGATCAAAGCGTGTATTGAATATACATTTGATTACACCAGACAACATTTCTACGATAAAAGTCGAGATGCAAGGCAATGTAATTTACCACTGTCCAAGAACATGTTTAACATCTTTAACGAACGAGCAAAAAGAGCTCAAAGATACAAAACAACATGTTATAACGAACAACAAGCTGTGTTCAAGGTTCGGTCAACTTATCAAAGAAGTGGAGAAGGTGGCACCGATTACACAGTAGAGTTTAAAGAGAAAAGGTATTCATGTGGAATTTGGCAACACCAAAGATTACCTTGCTCTCATGCCATTTTCGTGTGTAGCCATCTAAACGAGGATATAAATAAATGCATCAGTAAAAAGTACACAACTCCTACATGGAGAGAGCAATATAGCCATCATTTTAATCCACTAAGAGACTTGAGCTACTGGGCACATATACAATGGAACATTATGGCCGATCCATCAAGATTGATTAAGCACAGGGGGAGGAAGCAAACAAAACGTATTAAGAACCAGATGGATGAGCGTGAAAAGCAAAAACCAAAGTGTGGTATATGCAGGGCTGAAGGTCACAACAGGAATACTTGTCCAAGAACTAGAATGCCATAGGTTTTCAGTAGTAATTTGTTGTACTTTGTTTGTTGTAATCGCTAATTATGTTTTATGAATAAAAAGGTGTTTGTTGAAATAATGAAATTGCACGTTACTAATCATATTCAAGTACTAATCTATTACAAATAACTTTAATTTATAAAAGGTCTAGGTGCATAATAGTATTCACCATGACTATCATACATCGTATCGAACTCAAGTGCGTCTTCAAAAACACCAAATAAAACATACAACTCCATCTTTTCTGAAAGAATACACGCTTTTCCTACTAATGTATACCATTCTTCATCATAGCACATTGCTTCCGGTTCAACAACTCCTGGTTTGTAGTAGTATATGTCCATTGAACGTGGATTCTTTGCTAGCTTTTCTCGAAGAAACTCATTCAACTTCTCCATATTAAAGCCCCGAACATCTACGTTATCAAACGTCATTTTAGGCCCTTTAGAGAGTTCTGTTTTAccatcattccattcaaaatcACAATCATGATACACATCAATTGATGCGTATTTCGGATCCATTTTTGTTATGTGTTTATGAAACAATCAAAATTCACTTTTATAATCGTAAATCTACAAATTAATCCGAAGTTTAAAAGTTCGGTTTCAGACCTTTCAGAAAAAGCATGCAAAACCgatgtttgaaacttcggtttctaAGGTACTAGACTGTTACCTATTACCTTTTACTGTTACATTTTACTGTTCGGCAGCTTTTACTGAAACCGAATTTTGAAATGCCAGTTTTCAATTTTAAACTACTCTATATAAACCGACATCTATTAGAAGAAACGGATGTATCACTCTCTTCTCCAAACCTAAATTTTAAATTTGTAAACATGTCACCAACTCTTGTTCAGAATAACGTGTATTGGAATGGCCAGTTTTCACCACAATTCAAGTTTTAATATGGGTACAAATATAAGTACTTTCAAAATGTGGATGTTAGCCAATGGACAATTTCAAAGGTGTTTGAGTGACTGAAAGAAAAACACTACGGTAGAACACTAAGGCGTGATGTTTTGGAATGGAGGTAAAGGAAAATTCGAGCATCTTTGCGAGGAAGATGAATGGAATTTAATCAAAACGAAACAATTGTGAAAAACCAACCTCTTCCATTGCATCTAATTTAATTATGTGTTAAATTTCTATGTGTTGTATGTGttgtttttgtttttaattatgttttttttttatttttcaaaaaatcTAACCGTGATTttgatattaataaaagtgttgttcaaaaaatttgtattttgcatcttactactattaatattatattgttTATAATGTTGTTATTGATTTTAAGGTAATAGTAGTAAAAAAAACTATCAAATCTAAGTTATTTAAGTAAATTAAAGGTTAAAAAATACAGAAAccctaaaccgaagtttgaaacttcggatgaccaaaaccgaagttccaaacttcagtTTTGGTTTTCTACTGACACCTCACCCAAAACCGAAGTTCTAAACTTCGgatttggcaaaaccgaagtttggaacttcagtTTTACCATTTTCGCAACATTTTTTTGATAAATTTCCATTTTTGCAAGTCTGGTTaaaaaaattactatttaaaaaaaaaaaatcgtggaTTTGCTTGATTTAAGAAAAATATATATTGAATAACAATATATCATTAAGGCTTTTAACGGTGTGTGTTGTTTCGCATGTTCACGTTTAAGCAACTATGAAAACGAATTATAGCATTGTAAATCATAAGTTAGGAAGATCAGGAAAAGTTTGGGTTACCAAAAGTATAACTTTTCGAAAAATGATCATATAATTTATAAGATAAAACAAATAGATTGTCTCACTAAAGAGTCTTTGCCCATCGATATGCATGAGAGTAGTACTTCAATTAAAAAGTTGGATGTTAAATTTCAATTGAGACATAAATATTCGTGATTATGATTATACTTGCTTATTGTAAGTTTGactttaaaagtaaaataaaataaaattaggttGGGTTAAGAAAGTCTCTTTTCTTGTCATCATCTATatgttcatttttgtaacaaaaaaatATAGTCAATTTTAACGTATAGCACTTACTCATATGTTAGGATGAATTATAGTTTTGTTCAATTGCAAAGCAAATCCATTATTTTGAGTTTAAGTCGTTGTCATTGAGTATATCTTAAGAGTGTTTTCAACTTTTTCAAATTTTAATGATTAGATTAAGAGATTTCAATTAGACATTACATGTCATttgtagtattattttattatattaacaATACTATAAGTCTATAATTATAAAAAACTAGTTCAAGccaggcccgcgcgatgcggcgggggcgtTCGGCCTGCGTGTTCATgtttaacgtagctttatgtatttacagaaaaGAACACGGGCCATGTGTTAAAAGCGCTGTTGTAGGTGTCGTCGTCTTCAGTattttttaaaatctgtccggttcgaacgtagttattttcgttttgttgataaaattatttcaagtctaacggtgctggcgaaaaaatttaactcgcggctatgagtaagatacgggctgtcgttttgtttagcgttttttaaaaagtgtcctttTCGAGCGGGCTTTTTTTTCGTTTTGCTCATAAAATTATTCCGAGTATGACGCTGCTGTCGaagaaatttaactcgcggcgagcggaaagatacatgctgtcgttgtgtttaacgtttttaaaaaagtgtccgtttcgaatgtaagttagtctcgttttgttcataaaaatattttgagtttaacggtgtggtcggtgaaatttaactcggaccgaggaggaagatacggggtGTCGAAGTTTTAGGGTGAAGTTTGTATTTTAATTTAGAGAATTTACGTTGTAACTCGCTGAAGATTGGTGTAATTTGTGTAAGTTAGTGATAGTTGAGGGGGAAAAATGTAAAATCAAGTGTGAAAGGGGCTTGGTACTATTGTTGTTTTTGCTTTGTAGAGTCGACCACATTTTTCATGTGGTTTAGTGTGTaagttagtctcgttttgttcataaaaatattttgagtttaacggtgtggtcggtgaaatttaactcggaccgaggaggaagatacgggctgtcgaagttTTAGGGTGAAGTTTGTATTTTAATTTAGAGAATTTACGTTTTAACTCGCTGAAGGTTGGTGTAATTTGTGTCAGTTGGTGATAGTTGAAGGGGAAAAATGTAAAATCAAGTGTGAAAGGGGCTTGGTACTGTTGTTGTTTTTGATTTGTGGAGACCACCACATTTTCCACGTGGTTTAGTGTGTaggtaaaaaataaataaataaataaatgtacatACAAATGACATGACATGATTGATTTAAATTACATTGTTTTTTCTCTTTTGTATCATTTTGTACTCACTTGATTGACCTAACTCATTTGGTAAATATCTTTTGTAAAATATTTGTGCGCCTACATACATACATGGTGATTTGTACGTCGTTTTTATTAACCATTTACTgctaaattttttatttttgaCGCTTTGACATACTATAATTAGGAGGGGTAATGTGGTTAAAAACAAGCAATACAGTGGTAAATACCTTAAAGAATGGTGGTATAAATTTGATATCGTGTGATCCCTCTTAGTTTGGGCAAAAAAAACCTTTTGAGCTAAACATTTAACAACTTATTATTTTTTCAGTTTTAAAGTACTATCGAACTTTCAGCTAAACACCGAACTTTAGTGTCACCACACCGTGTGATTCGACTTCTTTAGCTGAGAGTTGAAATTTTCATTGGTTGTTGGCGTTTATTATATAGCAAATCATGTGGACATGTTAGGATTGTGTAGACATGTTATGGTTGTCGAGAATAATCTCCTGCAACAAAAAACTATTTCTAGTGGAGTTGACGTGAATTGGTGAGAATTTTTTTTTAGGGTGAAGGCTACTCAATGCCatatactttttattttgtcccgatgtagtccatatacccaaaaaaatactattataggccaTAAACTTTAAAAAAATCTGTTAATGTAAACCGTTGACCTGATAAATAAAGTTGATCGATTTTGTAGGTTAATCTtcaaaaaagtataattttttttgttccaatgtaagctttatacaaaaaaaaaaaagtactaatgtagttcacatactttcaaaaagtgtatcgatgtaggtcacatattttcaaaaagtgtatcgatgtagaaAAAATGTGACCTGTTTAGCCGGTAACAGgttaccttttgtttacatcgatacactttttcaaAGTTTtggcctataatagtatttttttgggtatatggactacatcAGGACAAAACAAAAAGTATATgacccttgagtagccttaaccctttTTTTTATTTAAGGTATGATTGTAACCCGAAGATATTTCATAAAAAATCATTTTTTATATCCGATGTCTCTCTCATTTACGTGATTTTGTAGACGATGCAACCAGTGGCGGAACATAAGGTATTAAAAAGGAGTTATCCGCCTACCCGGATTTAACGGgaaaaaattttacactaaaaaaaagtTTTATCAAAAAATAAGGTTTTTAGTGTTTGCCCCTGCTGACAATGAacaatttattaaaattttatactCGCCCCATCTGTATTCGGGTTCAAGTTCCGGCTGGCTTTGTTCCAGAGCTGTAATTTTGAGAGAAAGGAATTGATTTGGAAAGAAATCAAAATCCCAAATATGTTCCCAAGTTTTGATAGGAAAGAAAGGGAAGGGAATGGATGGGTATTTTACTCTTCATCTCTTCCTTCCAAATTGGAAGTATTTGAAATCCCTCCCTTTCATTTCATTTCCTTTATAAAAAAACTGGGGAACAGACCCTAAgttcttgtgatgacccgggaatttccgatcaaatttaaacttgatttttatttgatttcgacacgataagcaaagtctgtaatgttgagtctcgaaaattttggaactatgttcatatattcaattaccatttgactttgaccattcccgacgattcacgaacaattatttgaaaataaatatgtatatatatatatatatatatatatatatatatatatatatatatatatatatatatatatatatatatatatatatatatatataagtgtataaataataattagaggtattaaataaagtattatatgatttgatgttttgaattaataattaaattgttagttaatatatatttatgtaaatataattaATTCGAAAATTAATTGTTTTAAATTCATTTAGGAAACAATGATAACACTCGTATATCATTCAAATGGTTATTTTAACAAACTTATTCaattttaaaaaaaacggtgattcgaaaatgagatctataaattttaggcttactaaaaatgtatttaggacttagtcattaaattttaacactttttatattttacccaaaaatgagagggacagttgatgtaattttatttaacaatttaaggatcgaattttataccataatgactaaaataaataaatatagttaatttaaaaatatggaatttttctgaagacttttatccgccactaattaccaACGGACCAATAAATATT comes from Rutidosis leptorrhynchoides isolate AG116_Rl617_1_P2 chromosome 4, CSIRO_AGI_Rlap_v1, whole genome shotgun sequence and encodes:
- the LOC139840814 gene encoding protein FAR1-RELATED SEQUENCE 12-like gives rise to the protein MSTATDGTVSDYSVEENVSGDEGRDEQVEPPLEAAPVSRFGFVNQGMVFQNKAELIYAVQKWNILHNREIVVTQSKPGYWQAHCRITGSSYKGPQERYHCCCLIASEIEHQICLNVAYPDTNIQAQIKNTLHVDVRYGKAWNARRIAIEQLFGTWESNFIQLPNYLNELVSTNPDTIVLFENGPEIEEGFDTFKFVFWAFGLAIKAFKLCIPIICIDGTHLKGSYRGKLLTTVGKNANNQLIPVAFALVDEESNESWVWFLQMLQENVIGNEKLCVISDRHPGILHAMGAQTYGWEHRYCLRHIRSNLLSKVPKVKLLKHLCWTVGSTTNQILYKNSLKAIKKASMEAWQYLHDTDLGKWTVYRDILRSRWGNTMTNIAESLNNVFRHARMMPIKACIEYTFDYTRQHFYDKSRDARQCNLPLSKNMFNIFNERAKRAQRYKTTCYNEQQAVFKVRSTYQRSGEGGTDYTVEFKEKRYSCGIWQHQRLPCSHAIFVCSHLNEDINKCISKKYTTPTWREQYSHHFNPLRDLSYWAHIQWNIMADPSRLIKHRGRKQTKRIKNQMDEREKQKPKCGICRAEGHNRNTCPRTRMP